A single window of Phlebotomus papatasi isolate M1 chromosome 4, Ppap_2.1, whole genome shotgun sequence DNA harbors:
- the LOC129808529 gene encoding uncharacterized protein LOC129808529, with translation MGTTREADRMRARMVNILRNEMSRPRVLTPQEKVIEAWKRETVEFLKRRGKEIIIINSDKGNKTTIMNKEEYREKMKIVVNDERVSFVGSPTYNLARFVAFQLSPLANNPLNIKSSEELSTFLTEQRLPEGVVLVSLDVVSLFTNVPIELVLNEVDRRFGEMEGHTALDKDELTRLLSFCLTSGYFQFEGESYIQLEGVAMGSPISPIVADIAMQRVLESIMSNSPLRIIFVKKYVDDLLVAIHKDDVQHVLEKFNDFHPRIQFTLEEEVENKLQYLDMLLHRSPDGLIKSVGYSKPCSSQRMLNYHSVHPINMLLNMAKNFTNRVRNLTTKDDENPDEVIKKVLRKNAFPEHIIRSLLRPEQGLRGAGGTNVEEARLNETMEFHSMIYVRGLSERWKNAINKAPGNRKIAFKPTEIVRKHFTRVKDPIPMEHKSDVIYDIPCGGCDLHYIGTTGQHLKNRLQQHRRDCRPPIINEQASALCAHTSNTGHKFKFDDTKIIDTHKHYFKRLFLEMLHINKNITRVVNRRQDIEKLSAVYAALIGIDDVTARE, from the exons ATGGGAACCACGAGGGAGGCTGATAGGATGAGAGCCAGAATGGTAAATATCCTCCGGAACGAAATGAGCAGACCAAGGGTCCTGACGCCCCAGGAAAAGGTGATTGAAGCATGGAAAAGGGAGACAGTGGAGTTCCTGAAGAGAAGAGGAAaagaaattataattataaactCTGACAAGGGAAATAAAACCACAATTATGAACAAAGAAGAATATAGGGAAAAGATGAAAATAGTGGTGAATGATGAGA GGGTGTCATTTGTGGGAAGCCCAACATACAATTTGGCGAGGTTTGTAGCTTTCCAGCTCTCTCCATTGGCGAACAATCCGTTAAATATCAAGAGTTCCGAAGAATTATCCACATTTCTGACAGAACAGAGACTACCTGAGGGTGTGGTTCTCGTGAGCTTGGATGTAGTCTCATTATTTACTAACGTCCCCATTGAATTAGTGTTAAATGAGGTGGATAGAAGATTTGGTGAGATGGAAGGACACACAGCTTTAGACAAAGATGAACTCACAAGACTTCTCAGTTTTTGCCTTACCTCGGGGTATTTCCAATTCGAAGGTGAATCGTACATACAACTGGAAGGAGTGGCAATGGGATCTCCCATCAGCCCCATTGTGGCTGATATAGCTATGCAGCGGGTGCTGGAGAGCATTATGAGCAATTCCCCATTGAGAATCATCTTTGTCAAGAAGTATGTTGATGATTTGTTGGTGGCTATACACAAGGATGATGTGCAACAtgtcttggaaaaattcaatgATTTCCATCCCAGAATCCAATTCACATTagaagaggaggtagaaaataAACTGCAGTACTTGGATATGTTGCTTCACAGATCACCAGATGGACTCATAAAATCAGTAGGGTACAGCAAACCATGCTCTTCTCAGAGGATGCTAAATTACCACAGTGTCCACCCAATCAATATGCTTCTAAATATGGCCAAGAATTTCACAAATAGAGTAAGAAATCTCACTACAAAAGATGATGAAAACCCGGATGAAGTGATCAAAAAAGTACTTAGGAAAAATGCCTTCCCGGAACACATTATTCGATCACTTTTGAGGCCGGAACAAGGACTCCGAGGAGCTGGAGGTACAAATGTGGAAGAAGCTAGACTGAATGAAACTATGGAGTTCCATTCGATGATATACGTGAGGGGGCTATCGGAGAGATGGAAGAATGCCATCAATAAGGCACCTGgaaacagaaaaattgcattcaaGCCAACAGAGATAGTGCGGAAGCATTTCACAAGGGTAAAAGATCCCATACCGATGGAGCACAAGTCAGACGTGATATATGATATCCCTTGTGGGGGCTGCGATCTTCATTACATTGGAACCACGGGGCAGCACCTTAAGAATCGCCTCCAGCAGCACCGAAGGGACTGCAGGCCCCCAATCATCAATGAACAGGCTTCGGCACTATGCGCACATACATCAAATACCGGACACAAATTCAAATTCGACGACACTAAAATTATTGATACACATAAACACTATTTCAAAAGGCTATTTTTAGAAATGCTACATATCAATAAAAACATCACGAGAGTAGTAAACAGAAGACAAGATATCGAAAAGCTTTCAGCCGTGTACGCAGCTTTAATTGGAATCGATGACGTCACGGCGAGAGAATGA